In Bactrocera oleae isolate idBacOlea1 chromosome 3, idBacOlea1, whole genome shotgun sequence, a genomic segment contains:
- the c(2)M gene encoding LOW QUALITY PROTEIN: uncharacterized protein c(2)M (The sequence of the model RefSeq protein was modified relative to this genomic sequence to represent the inferred CDS: deleted 2 bases in 1 codon) — MLTDFQELWPTNRKSALPKSNELQSINVVKTCEKLRLAITRAYNGLQRTQDISHKRSGEELSFRSISRLCYTTLRIHELQVNDLLNKSKELVAQSKDWPTVKAKKRSLPTHYSTTYSAKRKRRATVEHSLQDFTITDYTALLDETAKFVEWGKTTEIVNKKVLKTKSNNRTTCIHIREITINEFDTHNEQYFYDEDDGFGNTTSDELATIIQLLAGSILLFNMKFESKFLIKIIPVDEPAKAPKRKAADKLGVYEKKPKNNDELQEVVEIPEIEIARSAVVEHETSSLFIPALKNNCDNSNVNELSPVRVEMGVMHATDCSVVSENNDNYVEVRKSAKMDKQSSIPNGTNKICNYHKESVAPNESLKKSKSKHSKTIIDAFTALTQSEMRAQMQIQINVTAKLRKIRAKVKWNNGGNFNGRKHYEKLLPSAKQLLTTLQHNCITNRKFKLKNKARLSNLKSATASDNYRNLLREILNCEITDDLATQIYKKWNHTEKRNLGTINNLTNYTPSVNAEMIQDESSLLPNSTMEIDICNDNNNNLQHTNRICSPSNEQTEWGAYDVMIKLLSMWRSQIMLDDEISVEFLLPQTAMSRKAAAKAFGALLRLAANGFIMLFTAEHTTHLRCIKLGVASNKLIEGIGLNNETDFT; from the exons aTGCTTACCGATTTTCAGGAATTATGGCCAACAAATAGAAAAAGCGCCTTACCAAAATCCAATGAATTGCAGTCAATAAATGTTGTAAAAACCTG TGAAAAATTACGTTTAGCAATTACACGAGCTTATAATGGCCTACAACGTACACAAGATATTTCACACAAGCGTTCCGGCGAGGAGCTTTCCTTTCGTTCTATATCGCGTCTTTGCTATACAACTTTGCGGATTCATGAACTACAAGTTAACGACTTACTTA ATAAATCAAAAGAACTGGTAGCGCAGAGTAAAGATTGGCCCACAGTGAAAGCCAAAAAGCGAAG TCTACCGACGCACTACTCCACCACCTACAGTGCAAAAAGGAAACGACGTGCGACTGTGGAACATTCCTTGCAAGATTTCACAATTACAGATTACACAGCCTTGCTGGACGAGACAGCAAAATTTGTAGAATGGGGCAAAACCACAGAGATTGTGAACAAAAAG GTATTAAaaaccaaaagcaacaacaggACAACTTGTATTCATATACGTGAGATTACCATCAATGAGTTTGATACGCATAATGAGCAGTATTTTTACGATGAAGATGATGGCTTTGGCAATACTACGAGTGACGAATTAGCCACGATTATACAATTGCTTGCAGGT AGTATTCTAttgtttaatatgaaatttgaaAGTAAATTTCTAATCAAAATAATACCAGTAGATGAACCTGCAAAGGCTCCAAAAAgaaag gCTGCAGATAAGCTTGGCGTTTAtgagaaaaaaccaaaaaataatgatg AACTGCAAGAAGTTGTTGAAATCCCGGAAATCGAGATCGCACGTAGCGCTGTTGTAGAACACGAAACTAGCAGCCTATTCATACCAGCTCTAAAAAATAATTGCGATAACAGTAATGTTAACGAATTAAG TCCTGTGCGTGTAGAAATGGGTGTGATGCACGCAACCGATTGCAGTGTTGTCTCTGAAAATAACGATAATTATGTTGAGGTTCGTAAAAGTGCTAAAATGGATAAGCAAAGCTCTATTCCTAATGGGACGAACAAAATATGCAATTATCACAAG GAAAGTGTTGCCCCCAACGAATCTCTGAAGAAGTCAAAATCTAAGCATAGTAAAACCATAATCGATGCATTTACAGCACTAACACAATCTGAAATGCGTGCGCAAATGCAAATTCAAATTAATGTTACAGCGAAATTAAGGAAAATAAGAGCTAAAGTTAAGTGGAATAATGGAGGGAATTTTAACGGTAGAAaacactatgaaaaattgttaccTTCCGCTAAGCAATTATTAACTACACTTCAACATAA ttgCATCACAAACAGAAAgtttaaactaaaaaacaaagcgagactttcaaatttaaaatcggcTACAGCGAGTGATAATTATCGCAATTTGCTAcgcgaaattttaaattgtgaaattactgatgatttggctacacaaatttacaaaaaatggaACCACACTGAAAAGCGTAATCTAGGaactataaataatttaacaaattataCGCCATCGGTAAATGCTGAGATGATACAAGACGAGAGCTCACTATTGCCAAATAGTACAATGGAAATTGATATTtgcaatgataataataataatttgcagCACACTAATAGAATTTGT TCACCGTCGAACGAACAGACCGAGTGGGGAGCTTACGATGTCATGATAAAGCTATTAAGTATGTGGCGCTCTCAAATTATGTTGGACGACGAAATCTCTGTGGAATTCCTTTTACCACAAACTGCAATGAGTCGAAAAGCAGCTGCGAAGGCTTTCGGTGCATTATTGA ggCTTGCCGCAAATggttttattatgttatttacAGCTGAGCATACAACACATTTGCGATGCATCAAATTAGGCGTAGCTTCAAATAAACTCATAGAGGGAATCGGACTGAATAATGAAACGGATTTCACATAA